The following coding sequences lie in one Glycine max cultivar Williams 82 chromosome 19, Glycine_max_v4.0, whole genome shotgun sequence genomic window:
- the LOC100817510 gene encoding uncharacterized protein: MNKGLSFVLLILLIHYNNVVNANNKNCVTEDCLIGNNDLESEFYFGSHVARMLYDVSQSVSGQTGNSNNKAVNCPQSNGYRTCLPSKNGGGPNQSCGDYTRVC, from the coding sequence atgaacaaggGTCTCTCCTTTGTGCTGCTGATTCTTCTGATCCACTACAACAACGTTGTCAACGCCAACAACAAAAACTGTGTCACAGAGGATTGCCTCATCGGCAACAATGATTTGGAATCAGAATTCTACTTCGGTTCCCATGTGGCCAGAATGCTCTACGATGTGAGCCAATCTGTGTCTGGCCAAACAGGCAATTCAAACAACAAAGCTGTTAATTGTCCACAAAGCAATGGCTACCGAACCTGCTTGCCTTCCAAAAACGGTGGTGGCCCTAACCAAAGTTGTGGCGATTACACCAGGGTTTGCTAA